Proteins from one Bacteroides zhangwenhongii genomic window:
- a CDS encoding polysaccharide lyase: MKKKHVLLAAFAAAMLTPSVVWAQYPQITDEAKENYKKMMTEERKRSDEAWAKALPIVLKEAKEGRPYIPWAGRPYDLPQADIPAFPGAEGGGMYSFGGRGGKVITVTNLNDRGPGSFREACETGGARIIVFNVAGIIRLESPIIVRAPYVTIAGQTAPGDGVCIAGESFWVDTHDVVVRHMRFRRGETKVWHRDDSFGGNPVGNIMIDHCSCTWGLDENISFYRHMYDPSEGQYESKDLKLPTVNVTIQNTISAKALDTYNHAFGSTLGGENCAFARNLWASNSGRNPSIGWNGIFNFVNNIVFNWVHRSSDGGDYTAMFNMINNYYKPGPATPKDSNVGHRILKPEAGRSKLDHKVYGRVYADGNIMEGYPEITKDNWNGGIQIETQPNTDGYTEYMRSYQPFEMPYINIMSAKDAYDYVLKHVGANIPCRDIVDERVIEEVRTGIPYYEKKLPKDAYGDLTGLAPKSMGEDGQFKYRRLPKDSYKQGIITDIRQMGGYPEYKGTPYVDTDGDGMPDEWEKANGLNPNDPSDANKDCTGDGYTNIEKYINGISTKHKVDWRDLKNNYDTLEEKGKLM, from the coding sequence ATGAAGAAGAAACATGTACTTTTAGCAGCTTTTGCTGCGGCAATGTTGACTCCGAGCGTTGTATGGGCACAATACCCACAGATAACAGACGAGGCCAAAGAAAATTATAAAAAGATGATGACTGAAGAACGGAAGCGTTCTGATGAAGCATGGGCAAAAGCGTTGCCAATCGTTCTGAAAGAAGCCAAAGAAGGTCGTCCGTATATACCTTGGGCTGGTCGTCCGTATGATTTGCCCCAAGCCGATATTCCTGCATTTCCTGGTGCAGAAGGTGGTGGAATGTATAGCTTCGGTGGTCGTGGAGGTAAAGTGATTACCGTTACCAATCTGAATGACCGTGGTCCCGGTTCTTTCCGTGAGGCTTGTGAAACAGGAGGTGCACGCATTATCGTATTTAATGTTGCAGGTATCATTCGTTTGGAATCTCCGATCATTGTACGCGCTCCTTATGTAACTATCGCCGGACAGACAGCTCCGGGAGATGGTGTCTGCATTGCCGGAGAATCATTCTGGGTAGATACGCATGATGTGGTTGTACGCCATATGCGTTTCCGTCGCGGTGAGACAAAGGTCTGGCATCGTGATGACTCTTTCGGAGGAAATCCGGTAGGAAATATTATGATTGACCACTGTTCATGTACTTGGGGGTTGGATGAAAATATATCTTTCTATCGTCATATGTATGATCCGAGCGAAGGACAGTATGAAAGCAAAGATTTGAAACTCCCTACTGTCAATGTAACTATTCAGAATACTATTTCCGCAAAAGCATTGGATACTTATAACCATGCATTCGGAAGTACGTTGGGAGGAGAAAACTGTGCATTTGCCCGTAATCTGTGGGCTAGCAACTCAGGCCGTAACCCTTCTATCGGTTGGAACGGTATATTCAATTTCGTTAATAATATAGTGTTCAACTGGGTACACCGTTCTTCCGATGGAGGTGATTATACAGCGATGTTCAATATGATTAATAACTACTACAAGCCGGGACCTGCCACACCTAAAGATTCCAATGTAGGACACCGTATCTTAAAACCGGAAGCCGGACGCAGCAAGCTGGATCATAAAGTATACGGACGGGTATATGCCGACGGAAATATCATGGAAGGTTATCCCGAGATTACAAAAGATAACTGGAACGGTGGTATTCAGATTGAGACTCAGCCGAATACCGACGGATATACAGAGTATATGAGAAGCTACCAACCGTTCGAAATGCCATATATTAATATTATGAGTGCAAAGGACGCATACGATTATGTATTGAAACATGTAGGTGCAAATATCCCTTGCCGCGACATTGTAGACGAACGCGTTATCGAAGAAGTAAGAACCGGTATTCCTTATTACGAAAAGAAACTTCCGAAAGATGCATACGGTGATTTGACAGGATTGGCTCCGAAGTCAATGGGTGAAGACGGACAGTTTAAATATCGTCGTCTGCCGAAAGACTCGTACAAACAAGGAATCATCACAGATATTCGCCAGATGGGCGGCTATCCCGAATACAAAGGTACTCCATACGTAGATACGGATGGCGACGGTATGCCGGATGAGTGGGAAAAAGCGAATGGATTGAATCCGAACGATCCGAGTGATGCCAATAAAGACTGTACCGGTGACGGATACACTAATATCGAAAAGTATATCAATGGTATCAGCACTAAGCACAAAGTAGATTGGAGAGACTTGAAAAACAACTATGATACTTTGGAGGAAAAAGGGAAGTTAATGTAA
- a CDS encoding glycoside hydrolase family 43 protein, translating into MKRLRDTLAAIGILFFVSCGGSKDYYMFTSFHEPADEGLRYLYSEDGMHWDSIPGVWLKPELGQHQLLRDPSMVCTPDGTFHLVWTTSWKGDLGFGYANSKDLIHWSKQQMIPVMTEEPTTVNVWAPEIFYDEDSEQFMVVWASCIPGRFERGIEEENNNHRLYYITTKDFKTISKAKVLYDPGFSSIDAVLVKRDKNDYVMVLKDNTRPERNLKIAFADSLTGPYSPASQPFTESFVEGPTVEKIGEEYLVYFDVYQKKIYGAMRTKDFINFTDVTSEVSVPAGHKHGTIFKAPESVVKALLTHTRLNH; encoded by the coding sequence ATGAAAAGGTTAAGAGATACATTAGCGGCAATAGGTATTTTATTTTTTGTTTCTTGCGGAGGAAGCAAGGACTATTATATGTTTACTTCGTTTCATGAACCCGCAGATGAGGGCTTAAGATATTTATATAGTGAAGACGGAATGCATTGGGACAGTATTCCCGGTGTCTGGCTGAAGCCCGAATTAGGACAACATCAACTGTTGCGGGACCCTTCGATGGTATGTACTCCCGACGGAACTTTTCATCTGGTTTGGACGACAAGCTGGAAAGGCGATCTAGGGTTCGGCTATGCAAACTCCAAAGACCTGATTCATTGGTCTAAGCAACAGATGATACCTGTCATGACAGAAGAACCGACCACAGTCAATGTATGGGCTCCGGAGATTTTCTATGATGAAGATAGTGAACAGTTCATGGTAGTATGGGCTTCTTGCATTCCCGGCCGTTTTGAGAGAGGAATAGAAGAGGAAAATAATAATCATCGTTTGTATTATATCACTACGAAAGACTTTAAGACTATTTCTAAAGCGAAAGTCTTGTATGATCCGGGATTCAGTTCGATTGATGCAGTCCTTGTAAAACGGGATAAGAACGATTATGTGATGGTACTTAAGGATAATACCCGCCCGGAACGCAATCTGAAAATTGCTTTTGCTGATTCCCTGACAGGACCTTACTCACCTGCGTCGCAACCATTTACCGAATCGTTTGTAGAAGGTCCGACTGTAGAAAAGATAGGAGAGGAGTATCTTGTTTACTTTGATGTCTATCAGAAAAAGATATACGGTGCTATGCGCACAAAAGATTTTATAAATTTTACCGATGTGACGAGTGAAGTAAGTGTACCTGCCGGACATAAACACGGAACAATATTCAAAGCTCCCGAATCGGTAGTAAAAGCGTTGTTGACACATACCCGCCTTAATCACTAA
- a CDS encoding DUF3826 domain-containing protein, with amino-acid sequence MKKILIISLLLLSTWMSAGAVDLNKENRDPKYVESIVNRSQKIVDKLELTDKQVAEDVRNIIANRYFELNDIYEIRDAKVKKVKESGLTGEAKNEALKAAENEKDAALYRSHFAFPANLSLFLDEKQIEAVKDGMTYGVVKVTYDSHLDMIPTLKEEEKAQIYAWLVEAREFALDAENSNKKHAAFGKYKGRINNYLAKRGYDLKKEREEWYKRVKARGGSL; translated from the coding sequence ATGAAAAAGATACTGATAATTTCTCTGTTACTGCTCTCTACTTGGATGTCCGCCGGAGCAGTTGACCTGAACAAAGAGAACCGTGATCCGAAATATGTGGAGTCTATTGTCAACCGTTCTCAGAAGATTGTAGATAAACTGGAACTCACAGATAAACAGGTTGCTGAGGATGTCCGGAATATCATTGCCAACCGTTATTTCGAATTGAATGATATTTATGAGATACGCGATGCGAAAGTCAAGAAGGTAAAAGAATCCGGATTGACAGGTGAGGCTAAGAATGAAGCATTGAAAGCAGCTGAGAATGAAAAAGATGCGGCTTTATATCGTTCCCATTTCGCATTTCCCGCCAATTTATCTCTTTTCCTTGACGAGAAGCAGATAGAAGCGGTGAAGGACGGAATGACTTACGGGGTTGTGAAGGTGACCTACGATTCTCACCTCGACATGATTCCGACACTTAAAGAAGAAGAAAAAGCGCAAATATACGCTTGGTTGGTGGAAGCTCGTGAATTTGCTTTGGACGCTGAAAATTCAAATAAAAAACACGCTGCTTTTGGAAAATATAAAGGACGTATCAATAATTATCTGGCTAAACGCGGATATGACTTGAAAAAAGAACGTGAAGAATGGTACAAACGTGTGAAAGCACGTGGAGGATCCTTATAA